One genomic window of Microbacterium sp. BH-3-3-3 includes the following:
- a CDS encoding bifunctional lysylphosphatidylglycerol flippase/synthetase MprF, translated as MSESSPPLSAERAPSRLRARLRTLGAVSRRYLRDHPVSLCVVVAVLATAAATGSLWGEDALVWGAGPLATFANGRWWTLVTALVVPDSTIDAVSSVLLALTVLAYAERLLGSRRAALLLVVLGLSGLVVGIGLHAAAWTVTDLRPVVAAEVPVLDPTTPIAGVVMAASAFAPTLWRRRLRLVGFALLALFALYAGDADSWYRLTAAVIGLVVGAVLARGRERRSWHRSSTRETRTLFAMLVAVVGSGPLVALVSGGGRGPLSLVVEAYTQYDDEVLSRCGRVAEAVCDEQIALLMTRGAGPALLAIVPLVLLLIAAWGLRRGRRAAWVLAMLVLVASAVLPVISLLDGRLQIDPWVDGSGAEYVLWAIATIVVPLVLAAALVVTRARFSVRATRKAAAVVTAVVVVAFVACGTTFFVVESLNRRSFNRDLSLPEMLGLTLRRFLPPSFTHPGGSSAFPHQGPALFVYQWIGVLFWAVVVAAILWLYRRARRPVAGGHAHYRELLRRGSDTLGFLGTWEGNRHWYSDDRECAVAYRLTGDVALAVADPLAPAGRRVEALRGFTDYCLEHGWIPAFYSVHGDTLDDLVSLGWRHVPVGVETVMDLAGLTFAGKTWQKVRQPLTRAEREGYTAVWTRWHELTVGQASQVVAIDEEWVADRALPEMGFTLGSLDELRDREVRLLLAVGPDDRVEAVTSWMPSWTDGEITGWTLDFMRRRTDGPNGMMEFLIAKAALQLQEEGATVLSLSGAPLADDPAEPVDGDPAPLRALLRWLAEVLEPAYGFASLFRFKGKFRPRYRPLALAYRDPLQLPAIGAAVGRAYLPDASRHEMVALARSAWEGRR; from the coding sequence ATGTCCGAATCGTCTCCACCCCTGTCCGCTGAGCGGGCGCCGTCGCGGCTCCGCGCGCGGCTGCGCACTCTCGGCGCGGTGTCCCGCCGGTACCTGCGAGATCACCCCGTGTCGCTCTGCGTGGTGGTGGCCGTGCTCGCCACCGCGGCCGCGACCGGGTCGCTCTGGGGTGAGGACGCTCTCGTCTGGGGGGCGGGTCCGCTCGCCACCTTCGCCAACGGACGGTGGTGGACGCTGGTCACCGCGCTGGTGGTGCCCGACTCGACGATCGACGCCGTGTCGTCTGTGCTGCTCGCGCTGACGGTGCTGGCGTACGCCGAACGCCTGCTGGGCTCGCGCCGGGCCGCTCTGCTGCTGGTCGTGCTGGGACTGAGCGGTCTCGTGGTCGGGATCGGCCTGCACGCGGCGGCATGGACGGTGACCGATCTGCGTCCGGTGGTCGCCGCCGAGGTTCCCGTGCTCGATCCCACGACCCCCATCGCCGGGGTGGTCATGGCGGCGTCCGCCTTCGCCCCGACGCTCTGGCGTCGACGGCTGCGGCTGGTGGGCTTCGCCCTGCTGGCGCTGTTCGCGCTCTACGCGGGCGACGCCGACTCGTGGTACCGCCTGACCGCCGCGGTCATCGGCCTCGTCGTCGGCGCGGTGCTCGCGCGGGGACGCGAGCGTCGCTCGTGGCATCGCAGCTCGACACGCGAGACCCGCACGCTGTTCGCGATGCTCGTCGCGGTCGTGGGCAGCGGGCCGCTCGTGGCCCTCGTCAGCGGCGGTGGTCGCGGACCCCTCTCGCTCGTCGTCGAGGCCTACACCCAGTACGACGACGAAGTACTCAGTCGGTGCGGCCGGGTCGCCGAGGCGGTGTGCGATGAACAGATCGCCCTCCTCATGACCCGGGGCGCCGGCCCCGCTCTGCTGGCGATCGTGCCCCTCGTGCTCCTTCTGATCGCGGCGTGGGGCCTGCGCCGCGGGCGCCGGGCGGCGTGGGTCCTCGCGATGCTGGTGCTCGTGGCATCCGCCGTCCTGCCGGTGATCTCGCTGCTCGACGGCCGCCTGCAGATCGACCCGTGGGTCGACGGCAGCGGCGCCGAATACGTGCTCTGGGCGATCGCGACCATCGTCGTCCCGCTCGTTCTGGCGGCGGCTCTCGTCGTCACCCGCGCGCGCTTCTCGGTGCGCGCCACGCGCAAGGCCGCCGCAGTGGTCACTGCCGTCGTCGTCGTCGCATTCGTCGCCTGCGGGACGACGTTCTTCGTCGTGGAGTCGCTCAACCGCCGCTCGTTCAACCGCGACCTGTCGCTTCCCGAGATGCTCGGCCTCACCCTGCGGCGCTTCCTGCCGCCGTCGTTCACCCACCCCGGTGGCTCGTCGGCCTTCCCGCACCAGGGTCCGGCGCTGTTCGTCTACCAGTGGATCGGGGTGCTGTTCTGGGCCGTCGTCGTCGCCGCGATCCTCTGGCTCTACCGTCGCGCCCGCCGTCCCGTCGCGGGGGGACACGCGCACTACCGCGAGCTGCTGCGGCGCGGGAGCGACACCCTCGGCTTCCTCGGCACGTGGGAGGGCAACCGCCACTGGTACTCGGACGACCGCGAGTGCGCCGTGGCGTACCGGCTGACCGGTGACGTCGCCCTGGCCGTCGCCGATCCTCTGGCCCCCGCGGGGCGCCGGGTCGAGGCGCTGCGCGGGTTCACCGACTACTGCCTCGAGCACGGCTGGATCCCCGCCTTCTACAGCGTGCACGGCGACACCCTCGACGACCTCGTGAGCCTCGGGTGGCGGCACGTGCCCGTCGGGGTCGAGACGGTCATGGACCTCGCGGGTCTGACCTTCGCCGGCAAGACCTGGCAGAAAGTGCGCCAGCCGCTCACCCGCGCCGAACGCGAGGGCTACACCGCGGTGTGGACGCGGTGGCACGAGCTGACAGTGGGTCAGGCGTCGCAGGTCGTCGCGATCGACGAGGAGTGGGTGGCCGACCGCGCGTTGCCCGAGATGGGTTTCACGCTCGGCTCCCTCGACGAGCTGCGCGACCGCGAGGTGCGCCTGCTGCTCGCTGTCGGCCCCGACGACCGCGTCGAAGCGGTGACGAGCTGGATGCCGAGCTGGACCGACGGTGAGATCACCGGATGGACCCTCGACTTCATGCGCCGTCGCACCGACGGACCCAACGGCATGATGGAGTTCCTCATCGCGAAGGCCGCGTTGCAGCTGCAGGAGGAGGGCGCCACGGTGCTCAGCCTGTCGGGCGCTCCGCTCGCCGACGACCCGGCCGAGCCCGTCGACGGCGACCCCGCCCCGCTGCGGGCACTGCTGCGCTGGCTGGCGGAGGTGCTCGAGCCGGCGTACGGTTTCGCCTCGCTGTTCCGCTTCAAGGGCAAGTTCCGCCCCCGGTACCGTCCGCTCGCACTGGCGTACCGCGACCCGCTCCAGCTCCCCGCGATCGGGGCCGCCGTCGGACGCGCCTATCTTCCCGACGCCTCCCGTCATGAGATGGTCGCTCTGGCGAGGAGTGCGTGGGAGGGCCGCCGATGA
- the aroA gene encoding 3-phosphoshikimate 1-carboxyvinyltransferase, giving the protein MTPLGYSPSTATPRGAWNAPTATDPVDATVTVPGSKSLTNRELVLAAIADGPGTLHAPLHSDDSARMIDALRALGVGIDEVETDSPFGPDLLITPPASFTGDSTVDCGQAGTVMRFVAPLAGLARGDVHVTAHESALHRPMGAMIRALREVGVDIDDGGHWALPFSVRGHGHVRGGEVEIDASQSSQFVSGLLLAAPRFDVGLHLRHVGSRLPSIPHIDMTVEALAHRGIHVERPAPGEWIVPAGPVRAKDVAIEPDLSNAAPFLAAAMVTGGSVTVTGWPLHSTQPGALLGDILAEMGARVSRRAGALTVAAGEGISGVELDLSAAGELAPTLFGLAAFADGPTTLHGIGHIRGHETDRIAALVGNLRSLGGEAHELEDGIRIVPQTLRGGEWKAHHDHRLATTGALLGLRVAGVQVDDIGTTAKTLPQFAALWRAMLDPDGSTDAVG; this is encoded by the coding sequence ATGACTCCCCTCGGGTATTCCCCTTCAACCGCCACTCCCCGCGGTGCGTGGAACGCGCCCACCGCCACCGATCCCGTGGATGCCACGGTCACGGTGCCCGGGTCGAAGTCCCTCACCAACCGCGAACTCGTGCTCGCCGCCATCGCCGACGGCCCGGGCACCCTGCACGCGCCCCTGCACTCCGACGACTCCGCGCGCATGATCGATGCGCTGCGGGCCCTCGGAGTCGGCATCGACGAGGTCGAGACCGACTCCCCGTTCGGGCCCGACCTGCTCATCACCCCGCCCGCGTCGTTCACGGGCGACTCGACCGTCGACTGCGGCCAAGCCGGAACCGTCATGCGGTTCGTCGCCCCCCTCGCGGGCCTCGCCCGCGGCGACGTGCACGTCACGGCGCACGAGAGCGCGCTGCACCGCCCCATGGGCGCGATGATCCGCGCCCTGCGCGAGGTGGGCGTCGACATCGACGACGGCGGCCACTGGGCGCTGCCGTTCTCGGTCCGCGGCCACGGCCACGTGCGCGGCGGCGAGGTCGAGATCGACGCGAGCCAGTCCAGCCAGTTCGTCTCGGGCCTGCTGCTGGCCGCCCCGCGCTTCGACGTCGGGCTGCACCTGCGTCACGTGGGCTCGCGGCTGCCCAGCATCCCGCACATCGACATGACCGTCGAGGCCCTCGCTCACCGGGGGATCCACGTCGAGCGCCCGGCGCCCGGCGAGTGGATCGTGCCCGCCGGACCCGTCCGCGCGAAAGACGTCGCGATCGAGCCCGACCTCTCCAACGCCGCACCGTTCCTCGCCGCCGCGATGGTCACCGGGGGCTCGGTCACTGTCACGGGCTGGCCGTTGCACAGCACCCAGCCGGGGGCCCTGCTGGGCGACATCCTCGCCGAGATGGGCGCGCGCGTCAGTCGCCGGGCCGGAGCGCTCACCGTCGCCGCGGGCGAGGGCATCAGCGGGGTCGAGCTCGACCTCTCGGCCGCGGGCGAGCTCGCGCCGACCCTCTTCGGTCTCGCGGCCTTCGCCGACGGTCCCACCACGCTGCACGGCATCGGGCACATCCGCGGTCACGAGACCGACCGCATCGCGGCGCTGGTCGGCAATCTGCGTTCGCTCGGGGGCGAGGCCCACGAGCTCGAAGACGGCATCCGCATCGTGCCGCAGACTTTGCGCGGCGGCGAGTGGAAGGCCCACCACGACCACCGCCTCGCGACGACCGGCGCGTTGCTCGGTCTGCGCGTCGCCGGCGTGCAGGTCGACGACATCGGCACGACCGCCAAGACCCTCCCCCAGTTCGCCGCGCTCTGGCGCGCAATGCTCGATCCGGACGGATCGACGGATGCCGTGGGCTGA
- a CDS encoding GNAT family N-acetyltransferase, which translates to MAIIDTLPLPADAESSATLSDSGFDYAVVDPDGSGFVDFLRSVSRGFLGEEPSDDEVESARRALRSRRLVGVFDPAGAEPASPVATVDSWPAELTVSPGRIAPLYSISAVTVAPTHRRRGIARAMLTGELRTAVSAGYAIAGLTVTEATIYGRWGFSPAAWASDVVVDTRRARWTGPVAPGRLDFVPRESLPERLAAVHERIRTRRPGSVAGWEGRWRGMAGLTPDAKDGKKVRAVAYRDLDGVERGILVYTIGEDPGDDYTAHELSIRALFADGDEAYAALWRYAIEHDLVARVTASLQSVVPPVQWMVSDRRAVTATLTDHHWLRILDVAGALTSRRYAGTLDLVLAVHDPLGFADGSWAVRIDESGEATVTPAGDDAPDVELSVGALSSLLLGGVRATELAAAGTVHGDAEALAALDGAFTPEATPLLDIWY; encoded by the coding sequence ATGGCGATCATCGACACGCTCCCTCTTCCCGCGGATGCCGAGTCCTCGGCGACCCTGTCCGACTCCGGCTTCGACTACGCGGTGGTCGACCCCGACGGGTCGGGGTTCGTCGACTTCCTGAGATCGGTCTCGCGCGGTTTCCTCGGTGAGGAGCCGTCGGATGACGAGGTCGAGAGCGCCCGTCGCGCGCTGCGTTCGCGTCGACTGGTCGGAGTGTTCGACCCCGCCGGCGCAGAGCCCGCCTCGCCGGTGGCGACGGTGGACTCCTGGCCGGCTGAGTTGACCGTGTCTCCGGGGCGCATCGCGCCGCTGTACTCGATCAGCGCCGTCACCGTCGCGCCGACCCACCGCCGACGCGGCATCGCGCGCGCCATGCTGACCGGCGAGCTGCGCACCGCGGTGTCGGCCGGGTACGCGATCGCGGGGCTCACCGTCACCGAGGCGACCATCTACGGGCGCTGGGGCTTCTCGCCCGCCGCCTGGGCGAGCGACGTCGTCGTCGACACCCGGCGGGCGCGCTGGACCGGCCCCGTGGCCCCCGGCCGTCTCGACTTCGTCCCGCGCGAAAGCCTCCCCGAGCGGTTGGCTGCGGTGCACGAGCGCATCCGTACGCGTCGGCCCGGATCCGTCGCCGGGTGGGAGGGCCGCTGGCGGGGGATGGCGGGACTCACCCCCGATGCGAAAGACGGCAAGAAGGTGCGGGCGGTCGCGTATCGCGATCTCGACGGCGTGGAACGCGGCATCCTGGTCTACACGATCGGCGAGGATCCGGGCGACGACTACACGGCGCACGAACTCAGCATCCGCGCCCTCTTCGCCGACGGTGACGAGGCGTACGCGGCGCTCTGGCGTTACGCGATCGAACACGACCTCGTCGCGCGCGTGACCGCATCGCTGCAGTCGGTCGTGCCTCCGGTGCAGTGGATGGTGTCCGATCGCCGGGCTGTCACCGCCACCCTCACCGACCATCACTGGCTCCGCATCCTCGACGTCGCCGGCGCGCTGACCTCGCGCCGCTACGCCGGAACGCTCGATCTCGTGCTCGCCGTGCACGACCCGCTCGGTTTCGCCGACGGTTCGTGGGCCGTGCGCATCGATGAGTCCGGAGAAGCGACGGTCACCCCGGCCGGCGACGACGCCCCCGACGTCGAGCTGAGTGTGGGAGCCCTCTCGTCGTTGCTCCTGGGGGGCGTGCGCGCGACGGAGCTCGCGGCCGCGGGAACGGTGCACGGCGACGCAGAAGCCCTCGCCGCCCTCGACGGTGCGTTCACCCCCGAAGCGACCCCCCTCCTCGACATCTGGTACTGA
- a CDS encoding esterase family protein, with protein sequence MNRFLLSSELIDSPLLVVCAIVAGVGALAVVSWAPRRVVRTLVIGVAAGVVMYIVAHILEAMNLFQGPLPAGAAAWAAGGVAAAAVGVVGICRRPWGRRVAGSLTVVAALLAAALGVNTAYGVTHNLAAILGVQALDPAALPAQAAVAGDPATLYETWEPPAGMPTQGALSALSGNAKIPTGQFAARDASLYLPPAAQVANPPALPLLVFMMGQPGSPDPTALAKALDAFAAKNRGLAPIAVVVDQLGAPDRDPACVDSAKYGAVSTYINQLVPQWAEKNLNVVKDHRYWTIGGFSNGGSCAAMYGSKYPDVWGQMLDVMGNEFPGSEHVAETVADTYNGDAGAFQANKPSVIMAAAPAGTYTGHLAIFTWGSADTTYGPGQQANSEAAQAAGFTVLTHIVEGAGHTGEALDASLEFAIPALAPTLGLAPPAS encoded by the coding sequence ATGAACCGTTTCCTGCTGTCTTCCGAGCTGATCGACAGTCCGCTGCTGGTCGTGTGTGCGATCGTCGCCGGGGTGGGTGCGCTCGCCGTGGTGTCGTGGGCTCCGCGCCGCGTGGTCCGCACGCTCGTCATCGGCGTCGCCGCGGGGGTGGTGATGTACATCGTCGCCCACATCCTCGAGGCCATGAACCTCTTCCAGGGCCCGCTGCCCGCCGGGGCCGCCGCCTGGGCGGCGGGCGGCGTCGCCGCGGCCGCGGTGGGCGTCGTGGGCATCTGCCGCCGCCCGTGGGGGCGTCGGGTCGCCGGTTCGCTGACGGTGGTGGCGGCGCTCCTGGCCGCCGCGCTCGGCGTCAACACCGCCTACGGGGTGACGCACAACCTCGCCGCCATCCTCGGCGTGCAGGCGCTCGATCCCGCGGCTCTTCCCGCTCAGGCCGCCGTCGCGGGAGACCCGGCGACGCTCTACGAGACCTGGGAACCCCCCGCGGGGATGCCGACGCAGGGGGCGCTGAGTGCTCTGTCGGGGAACGCGAAGATCCCCACCGGGCAGTTCGCGGCGCGAGACGCCTCGCTGTACCTTCCGCCCGCAGCACAGGTCGCGAACCCGCCGGCCCTCCCGCTGCTCGTCTTCATGATGGGGCAGCCCGGTTCACCGGATCCGACGGCGCTGGCCAAAGCGCTCGATGCCTTCGCGGCGAAGAACAGGGGCCTCGCCCCGATCGCCGTCGTCGTCGACCAGCTGGGGGCTCCCGACCGTGATCCCGCGTGCGTCGACTCCGCGAAGTACGGCGCCGTGTCGACCTACATCAACCAGCTCGTGCCGCAGTGGGCCGAGAAGAACCTCAACGTCGTGAAGGACCACCGGTACTGGACCATCGGGGGCTTCTCGAACGGTGGCTCGTGCGCCGCGATGTACGGCTCGAAGTACCCGGACGTGTGGGGGCAGATGCTCGACGTCATGGGCAACGAGTTCCCGGGATCCGAGCACGTCGCCGAGACCGTGGCCGACACGTACAACGGCGACGCGGGCGCGTTCCAGGCCAACAAGCCGTCGGTGATCATGGCGGCAGCTCCCGCCGGGACCTACACCGGCCACCTGGCGATCTTCACGTGGGGAAGCGCCGACACCACCTACGGCCCGGGACAGCAGGCCAACTCCGAGGCCGCGCAGGCCGCCGGGTTCACCGTGCTGACGCACATCGTCGAGGGTGCGGGCCACACCGGCGAGGCGCTCGACGCGAGCCTCGAGTTCGCCATCCCCGCGCTGGCTCCGACGCTCGGACTGGCGCCGCCGGCATCCTGA
- the rsgA gene encoding ribosome small subunit-dependent GTPase A, producing the protein MSWLDDSDDDDLEYDESSIRTRPNPKANRPRTKRRPAHADAQIARVLGVDRGRYTVLIDEDGPDERRVLATRARELRKQPIVNGDRARVVGDQSGDEGTLGRIIGLEERTSLLRRSADDTDQVERVIVANADQMLIVVAAADPEPRERLVDRYLVAALDAGIRPLLVVTKTDLADPTEFLSHFDGIDLRVFTSAQGAMPLDAIGEAIAGHSTVFVGHSGVGKSTLVNALTGSERAIGHVNVVTGRGRHTSSSAVSLRYRGPAGSGWVIDTPGVRSFGLGHVNPAHVLGAFTDLAEAAEECPRGCTHLPDAPDCAIAEAVASGRLGPGAAARLDSLHRLLTSFQAIERSRLEG; encoded by the coding sequence GTGAGCTGGCTCGACGACAGCGACGACGACGACCTGGAGTACGACGAGTCGTCGATCCGAACGCGCCCGAACCCGAAGGCCAACCGGCCGCGCACCAAGCGTCGACCCGCGCACGCCGACGCGCAGATCGCCCGGGTGCTCGGCGTCGACCGCGGCCGCTACACCGTGTTGATCGACGAAGACGGGCCCGACGAACGACGCGTGCTCGCCACGCGGGCGCGCGAGCTGCGCAAGCAGCCCATCGTCAACGGCGACCGGGCCCGCGTCGTCGGCGACCAGTCGGGTGACGAGGGCACCCTCGGGCGCATCATCGGTCTCGAGGAGCGCACGTCTCTGTTGCGCCGCAGTGCCGACGACACCGATCAGGTGGAGCGGGTGATCGTCGCCAACGCCGACCAGATGCTGATCGTCGTGGCCGCCGCCGACCCCGAGCCCCGCGAGCGCCTCGTCGACCGCTATCTCGTCGCGGCCCTCGACGCCGGCATCCGTCCCCTGCTCGTCGTCACCAAGACCGACCTCGCCGACCCCACCGAGTTCCTGTCGCACTTCGATGGCATCGACCTGCGCGTGTTCACGAGCGCGCAGGGGGCGATGCCCCTCGACGCCATCGGCGAAGCCATCGCGGGGCACTCCACCGTCTTCGTCGGTCACTCCGGCGTCGGCAAGTCCACCCTCGTCAACGCGCTGACAGGTTCGGAGCGAGCCATCGGTCACGTCAACGTGGTCACCGGACGCGGGCGGCACACCTCGTCGTCGGCGGTGTCGCTGCGCTACCGCGGTCCCGCGGGGTCGGGGTGGGTCATCGACACCCCGGGCGTCCGCTCCTTCGGCCTCGGCCACGTCAACCCCGCGCACGTGCTGGGGGCCTTCACCGACCTCGCCGAAGCCGCCGAGGAGTGCCCGCGCGGCTGCACGCATCTTCCCGATGCGCCCGACTGCGCGATCGCCGAAGCCGTGGCATCCGGTCGCCTGGGTCCCGGGGCTGCGGCGCGCCTCGACTCCCTGCATCGCCTGCTGACCTCGTTCCAGGCCATCGAGCGTTCTAGGCTGGAGGGGTGA
- a CDS encoding zf-HC2 domain-containing protein — MSDCGCDQARRDLEEYLRNEVCKTQHKDIREHLESCPGCQDEALVARTLTDVVARACKETAPDELRDQVLSRLRAIQATH, encoded by the coding sequence ATGAGCGACTGCGGCTGCGACCAAGCACGACGCGACCTCGAAGAGTACCTGCGCAATGAGGTCTGCAAGACCCAGCACAAAGACATCCGCGAGCACCTCGAGAGTTGCCCGGGATGCCAGGACGAGGCCCTCGTGGCCCGCACGCTGACCGACGTGGTCGCGCGTGCGTGCAAAGAGACCGCGCCCGACGAACTGCGCGACCAGGTGCTCTCGCGCCTGCGGGCGATCCAGGCGACGCACTGA
- a CDS encoding sigma-70 family RNA polymerase sigma factor, which translates to MDDTANASPLHVEPREQFEEQALPFMDQLYAAAMRMTRNPADAADLVQETFVKAFGSWASFTQGTNLKAWLYRILTNTYINTYRKKQREPYQSAIDDLEDWQLGGAESTTASSSRSAEAEAIDHMPASVVKDALQSIPEDFRMAVYLADVEGFAYQEIADIMKTPIGTVMSRLHRGRRLLRDLLSDYARERGIQTATGETK; encoded by the coding sequence ATGGACGACACGGCGAACGCGAGCCCACTCCACGTGGAGCCTCGTGAACAGTTCGAAGAGCAGGCGCTGCCCTTCATGGATCAGCTCTACGCCGCGGCGATGCGCATGACGCGCAATCCCGCCGATGCGGCCGATCTCGTGCAGGAGACCTTCGTGAAGGCCTTCGGCTCGTGGGCGTCGTTCACGCAGGGCACCAACCTGAAGGCGTGGCTCTACCGCATCCTGACGAACACGTACATCAACACGTACCGCAAGAAGCAGCGCGAGCCCTACCAGAGCGCCATCGACGATCTGGAGGACTGGCAGCTCGGCGGTGCCGAGTCGACCACCGCGAGCAGTTCCCGTTCGGCGGAAGCCGAAGCGATCGACCACATGCCGGCATCCGTGGTCAAGGACGCGTTGCAGTCGATCCCCGAGGATTTCCGGATGGCGGTGTACCTCGCCGACGTCGAGGGCTTCGCCTACCAGGAGATCGCCGACATCATGAAAACTCCGATCGGCACGGTCATGAGCCGTCTGCACCGCGGCCGGCGGCTGCTGCGCGACCTGCTGTCGGACTACGCCAGAGAGCGCGGCATCCAGACCGCCACGGGAGAGACGAAATGA